In Balaenoptera musculus isolate JJ_BM4_2016_0621 chromosome 19, mBalMus1.pri.v3, whole genome shotgun sequence, one genomic interval encodes:
- the LOC118885451 gene encoding LOW QUALITY PROTEIN: cytochrome P450 2F2-like (The sequence of the model RefSeq protein was modified relative to this genomic sequence to represent the inferred CDS: inserted 2 bases in 1 codon; deleted 2 bases in 1 codon), with product MHSYRPSEMDPKVLGVQEGAPVDQLPGRWGPVFTVWLGPRPAVVLCSYAALRDALVLQADAFSGRGARAVFERFTRGNGIVVSNGQRWRTLRNFALGALKEFGLGTRTIKDSVLEEAPCLLGEFQDSVGAPFDPWRLLDNAVSHVMCSVVFENRYGYEDPEFLRFLDLFNDNFRIMSSRWGEMYIFPSLLKWLPGPHHGIFRNLAELRVFISQQTQXSNRQPREPRNFIDCFLGWVKRIRHRGPESHFQETLVMTTHNHFYGSTETTSTTLRCGLLILLKHPEVAAKAQAELDPVVGRTCAPSLEDQARLPYTNATLQEMQSVFSVLPLELPRALTCDAHLRSHFLPKGTFMIPLLVSAHQDLTQFKDPDCINPTNFLNDKGEFQSNNSFVPFAPGLGWSFMPFAPGLGWARRGPAWTCRGVHGFLTPHPHVPRKATCLVQAWPDPRSSSPPLYSSSACSLRGAPPTSTPPHSALAWATCPQPSNSVWRPLKSGSATLCSLALRPPYPL from the exons ATGCACAGCTACAGGCCAAGTGAGATGGACCCAAAGGTGCTGGGGGTTCAGGAGGGTGCACCTGTTGACCAG CTCCCTGGCCGCTGGGGTCCGGTGTTCACGGTGTGGCTGGGCCCGCGCCCTGCAGTGGTGCTG TGCAGCTACGCAGCGCTGCGGGACGCATTAGTGCTGCAAGCGGATGCCTTCTCCGGCCGCGGGGCCAGGGCAGTCTTCGAACGCTTCACACGCGGAAACG GCATCGTGGTTTCTAACGGGCAGCGCTGGCGGACGCTGCGCAATTTTGCACTTGGAGCACTTAAGGAGTTCGGCTTGGGTACGCGGACCATCAAGGACAGTGTCCTGGAAGAGGCGCCTTGTCTGCTCGGCGAATTTCAAGACAGCGTTG GAGCTCCGTTCGACCCCTGGCGGCTACTAGATAATGCTGTATCTCATGTTATGTGTTCCGTGGTCTTTGAGAACCGCTATGGCTACGAGGACCCGGAGTTCCTGAGGTTCCTGGACCTCTTCAATGACAACTTCCGCATCATGAGTTCCAGATGGGGTGAG ATGTacattttcccctctctcctaAAATGGCTCCCAGGCCCACACCACGGAATCTTCCGAAACTTAGCAGAGCTTAGAGTTTTCATCTCTCAGCAAACCCA CAGCAACCGGCAGCCCAGGGAACCCCGCAATTTCATCGATTGCTTCCTTGGTTGGGTCAAACGGATAAGGCACAGG GGCCCCGAGAGCCATTTCCAGGAGACACTGGTGATGACGACGCACAACCACTTCTATGGCAGTACCGAGACCACAAGCACCACCCTGCGCTGTGGACTCCTCATTCTGCTCAAACACCCAGAGGTGGCAG CCAAAGCGCAGGCGGAGCTGGATCCCGTGGTAGGTCGAACGTGCGCCCCAAGCCTGGAGGACCAAGCGCGCCTGCCCTACACCAACGCCACGCTGCAGGAGATGCAGAGCGTCTTCAGCGTGCTACCGCTGGAGCTGCCGCGTGCCCTCACCTGTGATGCCCACCTGCGCAGCCACTTCCTGCCCAAG GGCACCTTCATGATTCCTCTCCTTGTGTCTGCACACCAGGATCTCACCCAATTTAAGGACCCAGACTGTATCAATCCCACCAACTTCCTGAATGACAAGGGTGAGTTCCAGAGCAACAATTCCTTCGTGCCCTTTGCCCCAGGTCTGGGCTGGTCCTTCATGCCCTTTGCCCCAGGTCTGGGCTGGGCACGGAGGGGACCAGCCTGGACATGCCGTggggtgcatgggtttctcaccCCACACCCCCACGTCCCCAGGAAAGCAACGTGCCTGGTGCAGGCCTGGCCCGATCCAAGATCTTCCTCACCTCCACTCTACAGCAGTTCTGCCTGCTCCCTGCGGGGAGCCCCACCAACATCGACCCCACCCCACAGTGCACTGGCCTGGGCAACGTGCCCCCAGCCTTCCAACTCTGTCTGGCGGCCGCTGAAGTCAGGTTCAGCCACCCTCTGCTCACTGGCTCTCAGACCTCCTTACCCTCTTTGA
- the LOC118885450 gene encoding LOW QUALITY PROTEIN: cytochrome P450 2F5-like (The sequence of the model RefSeq protein was modified relative to this genomic sequence to represent the inferred CDS: inserted 1 base in 1 codon), producing MARIRCSHHRDPTTITGRELKPCFKPLQGQGHQRSEVYVGAQPSCSRSWLSSVCSRFDYDDKRLLTIIHPINDNFQIMSSPWGERYNIFPSLPDWVPGLHQHLFQNFGRMKNFIARSVRDHQASLDPNSPRDFIDCFLTKMAQEKQGPLSHFHMDTLLMTTHSLLFGGSETVGTTLRHAFLALMKYPKVQARVQEEIDSVLGRAWLPALEDRAAMPYTDAVIHEVQRFADVXPMSFLHRVTRDTTFQGFLLPRGTDIITLLNTVHYDPSQFLTPREFNPEHFLDANQSFKKSPAFMPFLAGESRLCLGESLRRRELFLFLTAILQSFSLEPLGAPEDIDLTPLSSGLCNLPRPFQLCQRSR from the exons ATGGCGAGGATTCGGTGCTCTCACCACCGCGACCCGACCACAATCACTGGCCGGGAgctgaaaccctgcttcaagccgctgcaagGCCAAGGCCACCAGAGATCAGAGGTGTACGTGGGCG CACAGCCATCTTGCTCCCGCTCCTGGCTCTCGTCTGTCTGTTCCCGTTTCGACTACGACGATAAGCGTCTCCTCACCATTATCCACCCCATCAATGACAACTTCCAAATCATGAGCAGCCCCTGGGGAGAG CGGTACAATATCTTTCCGAGCCTCCCGGACTGGGTTCCCGGGCTGCACCAACACCTTTTCCAGAACTTCGGACGCATGAAGAACTTCATCGCCCGCAGCGTCCGTGACCACCAGGCCTCCCTCGACCCAAACTCTCCCCGGGACTTCATTGATTGCTTCCTTACCAAGATGGCACAG GAGAAGCAGGGCCCGCTGAGCCACTTCCACATGGATACTCTGCTGATGACCACACACAGTCTGCTCTTTGGAGGCTCCGAGACCGTGGGTACCACGCTGCGCCACGCCTTCCTCGCGCTCATGAAGTATCCAAAAGTGCAAG cccgCGTACAGGAGGAGATAGACAGCGTGTTGGGACGCGCGTGGCTGCCTGCGCTGGAGGACCGAGCAGCCATGCCTTACACAGATGCGGTGATCCACGAGGTGCAGCGCTTCGCAGACG ATCCCATGAGCTTTCTACACCGCGTCACTCGGGACACGACTTTTCAAGGCTTCCTGCTAC CACGGGGCACGGATATCATCACCCTCCTTAATACAGTCCACTACGACCCCAGCCAATTTCTGACGCCCCGGGAATTCAACCCTGAGCATTTTCTGGATGCCAATCAGTCCTTCAAGAAGAGCCCTGCCTTCATGCCTTTCTTAGCCGGTGAGA GCAGGCTGTGCCTGGGCGAGTCGCTGCGGCGCCGGgagctcttcctcttcctcaccgCCATCCTGCAGAGCTTCTCGCTGGAGCCGCTGGGGGCGCCCGAGGACATCGACCTGACCCCGCTCAGCTCCGGTCTCTGCAATTTGCCGCGGCCTTTCCAGCTGTGCCAGCGCTCGCGCTGA